From a region of the Vicia villosa cultivar HV-30 ecotype Madison, WI unplaced genomic scaffold, Vvil1.0 ctg.000045F_1_1_1, whole genome shotgun sequence genome:
- the LOC131622848 gene encoding uncharacterized protein LOC131622848 codes for MNAQRRTEVMDAGRIEGLNSIWRAYVPSKLKIFGWRMIRDKLPTQKQLLKRHIIQQLNESLCVFCQVQVEYINYVLLQCVKLEWLWRKVFVWLDIQRPNDEVCWEHLFSSEEALKGRIGKKRGVAIWLTTCWCIWKHRNDIMFNGAVLDMEQVYHSILRYSWWWLAIASKNRINCNLYEWIQNPSLCI; via the coding sequence ATGAACGCGCAGAGAAGAACGGAAGTGATGGATGCAGGAAGGATAGAGGGCTTGAACAGTATTTGGAGGGCTTATGTACCATCTAAACTGAAGATTTTTGGCTGGAGAATGATTAGGGACAAACTTCCTACTCAGAAGCAATTACTGAAGAGGCATATTATTCAACAATTGAACGAGTCATTGTGTGTATTCTGTCAAGTGCAAGTAGAATATATAAATTATGTGCTATTGCAATGTGTTAAACTTGAATGGCTATGGAGGAAAGTATTTGTTTGGCTGGACATACAAAGACCAAATGATGAGGTCTGCTGGGAACATTTGTTTAGCAGTGAGGAAGCACTCAAAGGAAGGATAGGAAAAAAGAGAGGGGTAGCAATTTGGCTTACAACTTGCTGGTGCATATGGAAGCATAGGAATGACATAATGTTCAATGGGGCTGTCTTGGATATGGAACAAGTATACCATTCAATCTTAAGGTATTCATGGTGGTGGCTAGCCATAGCTTCTAAGAATAGAATCAATTGCAATCTTTATGAATGGATCCAAAATCCTTCTTTGTGTATTTGA
- the LOC131622877 gene encoding zinc finger protein ZAT11-like has translation MKRQREVEGLENINLSNCLMMLSYPQQHQNKIKPQQKSFGPAEYECKTCNKKFSSFQALGGHSASHKRSKVEGGEFMKTNATSLSLGNKPKMHECSICRQEFSLGQALGGHMRRHKAMINQEFSSIEKVVVKLPVLKRLNSARVMCLDLNLTPLENDLKLLFGNMAPNLDVLA, from the coding sequence ATGAAGAGACAAAGAGAAGTTGAAGGGTTAGAAAACATAAATCTATCAAATTGTCTAATGATGCTTTCTTATCCCCAACAACATCAAAACAAGATTAAGCCACAGCAAAAGAGTTTTGGACCAGCAGAATATGAGTGCAAAACATGCAACAAAAAATTCTCATCCTTTCAAGCACTAGGTGGGCACAGTGCAAGCCATAAAAGATCAAAAGTAGAAGGTGGTGAATTCATGAAAACAAATGCTACGTCTTTGAGTTTGGGGAATAAACCCAAAATGCATGAATGTTCCATTTGTAGACAAGAGTTTTCTTTGGGTCAAGCACTAGGTGGACACATGAGAAGGCATAAAGCTATGATCAACCAAGAGTTTTCTTCAATAGAAAAAGTTGTTGTGAAATTACCAGTTTTAAAGAGATTGAATAGTGCAAGAGTTATGTGCTTGGACTTGAATTTGACACCGTTGGAGAATGATTTGAAGTTATTGTTTGGAAATATGGCTCCAAATCTTGATGTTTTGGCctga
- the LOC131622879 gene encoding zinc finger protein ZAT11-like, giving the protein MKRQREVEGLENINLANCLMMLSYPQQQQRNRLPELKSYGPVEYECKTCNKKFSSFQALGGHSASHKRSKLEGGEFMKTNATSLSLGNKPKMHECSICGQEFSLGQALGGHMRRHKAMINQEFSSMEKVVVKLPVLKRLNSVRVMCLDLNLTPLENDLKLLFGNMASNLDVLV; this is encoded by the coding sequence ATGAAGAGACAAAGAGAAGTTGAAGGGTTAGAAAACATAAATCTAGCAAATTGTCTAATGATGCTTTCTTATCCCCAACAACAACAAAGGAATAGATTACCAGAGCTAAAAAGTTATGGGCCTGTAGAATATGAGTGCAAAACATGCAACAAAAAATTCTCATCCTTTCAAGCACTAGGTGGACACAGTGCTAGCCATAAAAGGTCAAAACTAGAAGGTGGTGAATTCATGAAAACAAATGCTACATCTTTGAGTTTGGGAAATAAACCCAAAATGCATGAATGTTCAATTTGTGGACAAGAGTTTTCTTTGGGGCAAGCACTAGGTGGACACATGAGAAGGCATAAAGCTATGATCAACCAAGAGTTTTCTTCAATGGAAAAAGTTGTTGTGAAATTACCAGTTTTAAAGAGATTGAATAGTGTAAGAGTTATGTGCTTGGACTTGAACTTGACACCGTTGGAGAATGATTTGAAGTTATTGTTTGGAAATATGGCTTCGAATCTTGATGTTTTGGTCtga